Below is a window of Leucobacter chromiiresistens DNA.
CTCCCGAACCACGAGGCGAGATCGAACTCCTGGAACGCCTGCAGGTCGCGCACGTGGGTCGCGATGAGCCCGACGAACACCACCAGCGGGGTGCAGTCCTGGTAGGCCGTGTGGATCGCGATCGAGGCGTTCGCCGCCCCCGGCCCCCGCGTCACGGCGACGACGCCGGCGCGGCCGGTGAGCCGGGCCTCCGCGAGCGCCATGAACCCGGCGCCGCCCTCCTGCCGGGCGGTCACCAGCCGGATCGGGGAGTCGTGCAGGGCGTCGAGGAGCCCGAGGAAGCTCTCGCCCGGAACGTGGTAGACCCGCGCGATGCCGCGCCTCTCGAGGTGGGTGACGATGGTGCTGGCGACGGTGTCGGTCATGCGGGTTCATCCTTCGTTCGCGGTCGGGCGGCGTGCTGCGGGGGTTCTGGTGAGGGGCGCCGTGCGGTTACGGCTGCCGCGACGCGAAGGCGTCGTGGAGCCGCCCGGCCGCGCGGAGCATCGCGTCGATGAGGCGGTCGTCGGGCAGGGCTCCCTGCTCCGTGATGACGCTGAGCGCCCCGATGCCGGCGCCTTCGTGGGCGATGGGCACGGCCACGGCGGTGATGCGGTCGCCCAGCCACTCGGAGTGGACGAGCGCGTAGCCCTGGAGCCTGATGCGCGCGTAGACGGCGTCGTCGAGCACACCGGAGTCGCGGGCCGCGGCGCGGTGCGCCTCATCGGAGAAGGCGAGCAGCACCTGGCCGGATGCGGAAGATCTCGGAGACACCCGGGCCTCGTAGCCCCGCCTGATGAACTTCGCCCGTGCGGGCTCCACCCGCTCGACGATCACGGGGGTGCTCTGCTCCATGACGGCGAATGACACTGGGGCGCCGAGCTCGGCCACGGCCTCCTGCATGACGGGGAGCAGGATCGGGCGCAGTTCCTTCGCGGGGTTCACGCGCGAGGCGAGGTCGGCGACGCGCAGGCTGACCCGGTACACCGCGTTCTCGTCTTGGAACGCCCAGCCCGCGGCCACCGCGGTCTGCAGGTACTGGTGCGCGGCTGCCCGCGCCCAGTCGAGTCGCTCGGCGAGCGCGGAGACCGAGAGCCCGGCTTCGGCTCGTGCGAGCGCGTCGATGACGGTGAGCATCTTGATGCCGGTCTGCAGCACGGGGGTGCCCGTCGCGCGGCGGGCGCCCCTTCCGCGCTGCGGTTCGCCCGAACGGGGGCCGGGGGTCGCTTCGGTCATCGCACTTCCTCGTGATCGCTTGCCGTCTTGCATATGCAGACAGTGTCTGACCCTGCAATACGGCGATGCTAGCACGGCCCCGAATGCAGCAGCAGACCCGCCCCACCGACGGTGGAGCGGGTCTGCTGCGGTGCGCTGACGGAGGGGCTACGCGCCGACGTACCCGTCGGCGACGTTCAGGGCCTCGTCGATGATGTCGAGACCACGCACGAGATCCTCCTCGGAGATGATCAGCGGCGGCGCCACCTGCAGGCGGTTGCCCGCGGCGAACGGCCAGAGGCCCGCCTGCTTGCAGGCCGCGACGACCGCGTTGAACGGCGCGGCGGCCTCCCGCGACGCGTTGAACGGGATGAGGGGCTCGCGGGTCTCGGGGTTCTTCACGAGCTCGATCGCCCAGAACAGCCCGGTGCCGCGCACCTCGCCGACCGACGGGTGCCGCTCCGCGATCTCGCGCAGACGCGGCCCGACGACGCGCTCGCCGAGGTCGCGCACCCGCTCGAGGATGCCCTCCTCGGCGAAGATGTCGAACGTCGCGACGCCCGCCGCAGCGCCGAGCGGGTGCCCGCTGTAGGTCAGCCCTCCGGGGAACGGCTTCTGATCGAACGTCTGGTGCACGGCCTCGGAGATGACGACGCCGCCGAGCGGCACGTAGCCCGAGTTGACCCCCTTGGCGAACGTCACCAGATCGGGCTTCACGTCGAACGCCTGGTAGGCGAACCAATGGCCGGTGCGCCCGAACCCCGCCATCACCTCGTCGGCGATGAGCAGGATGCCGAACTCGTCGCACAGCTCGCGCACGCCGGCGAGGTAGCCGGGCGTCGGGATGAGGATGCCGTTCGTGCCGGTCACGCTCTCGAGGATGACGGCCGCGATGGTCGCCGGCCCCTCGAGCTCGATCGTCGCCCGCAGGTGGGCGAGCGCGCGCTCCGTCTCCTGCTCCGGGGTCTCGGCGTAGAACGCCGAGCGGTAGGGGTAGGGCCCGTGGAAGTGCACGACGCCCGCATCGAGCGTGCCGTTGGCCCAGCGCCGCGGTTCGCCCGTCAGCGTGATCGCGGTCGACGTGGAGCCGTGGTACGACCGGTACCGGGCCAGCACCTTCTGACGGCCGGTGTGGTGGCGCGCCATGCGCACCGCGTACTCCACGGCGTCGGCGCCGCCGTTGGTGAAGAACACCGAGCGCGCCCCCTCGAAGGAGTGCTCGACGATGCGCTTGGCGAGTTCGCCGCGCACGTCGTTCGCCATGGCGGGCTGGATCGTCGCGAGACGGCCCGCCTGATCCTGGATCGCCTTGACGAGGCCGGGGTGCTGGTGGCCGAGGTTCAGGTTGACGAGCTGCGACGAGAAGTCGAGGTACTCGGTGCCGTCGTAATCCCAGAACCGCACCCCCTCGCCCTTCGCGATGGGCAGCGGGTTGATCGCGCCCTGCGCCGACCACGAGTGGAAGACGTACTGGCGGTCGTTCTCGCGCACCTCGCGCTGGGCGTCGGTGTCGCCGAAGCTCTGCTCGGCGCCGGTGAGATCGATGTAGTCGCTCATGCGGTCGCTCCTCAGTGGTTGCTCGGGAAGCCGAGGTCGATCTTCGACTGGTCGGGGTTCGGCCAGCGGGTGGTGACGACCTTCGAGCGCGTGTAGAAGTTGATCGACTCGGGGCCGTAGATGTGGGAGTCGCCGAAGAGCGAGTCCTTCCAGCCGCCGAACGAGAAGGCGCCCACGGGCACCGGGATCGGCACGTTGATGCCGACCATGCCGGCCTCGACCTCGAACTCGAACTGGCGGGCTGCGCCGCCGTCGCGCGTGAAGATCGCGGTGCCGTTGCCGAACTGGTGCGAGTTGATGAGCTCGAGGCCCTCCTCGTAGCTGTCGACGCGCACGATGGCGAGCACGGGCCCGAAGATCTCCTCGCGGTACACCTTGCTGTCGGTCTGCACGTGGTCGATCAGCGACACTCCGGTGAAGAAGCCGTCGCCCTCGAACTGCGCCTCGCGGCCGTCGACGACGACGGTCGCACCCTCGGCCTCGGCGCCCGCGACGTAGCCCTCGACGCGCTCCTTGGCCTCGCGGGTGATCAGCGGGCCCATCTCGGATGCGGGATCGGTGCCGTCGCCGATCTTGAGGTTCGCGATGCGGCTCGTGAGCTCGGGGATCAGGCGATCCGCGACGTCGCCCACTGCGACGACGACCGAGACGGCCATGCAGCGCTCGCCGGCCGAGCCGTAGGCGGCGGAGATCGCGGCGTCGGCGGTCACGTTGATGTCGGCGTCGGGCATGACGAGCATGTGGTTCTTCGCGCCGCCGAGCGCCTGCACGCGCTTGCCGTTGGCGGCTGCGCGCTCGTAGATGTACTTGGCGATGGGGGTCGAGCCGACGAACGAGACGGCCTTGACGTCGGGGCTGTCGAGCAGGGTGTCGACGGCGACCTTGTCGCCGTGCACGACGTTGAGCACGCCGTCGGGCAGGCCGGCCTCGCGGAAGAGGTCGGCGATGAAGACCGAGGCGGAGGGGTCGCGCTCGGAGGGCTTCAGCACGACGGTGTTGCCGCACGCGATGGCGCTCGCGATCATCCAGAGCGGCACCATGACCGGGAAGTTGAAGGGGGTGATCGCCGCGACGACGCCCACCGGCTGCTTGATGGAGTGCACGTCGACGCCGGTCGAGACCTGCTCGTCGCGCTCGCCCTTCAGCAGGTGCAGCAGGCCCGACGCGAACTCGACGTTCTCCAGGCCGCGCGCGATCTCGCCGGCCGCATCCGAGAGCACCTTGCCGTGCTCGCTGGTGACGATGGCGGAGAGCTCGGGCGTGCGCTGCTTGAGCAGCTGACGCAGGTTGAAGAACACGTCGGCGCGCTTCGTGAGGCTCGTGCGGCGCCACTTCGGCAGCGCCTCCTGCGCGGCGGCGATGGCCTGCTCGACGGTCTCGACCGATGCGATGCTGAGCTCGTGCTGCGCCTCGCCGGTCGCCGGGTTGTACACCGGCTGGGTGCGCTCCGCGGTGTCGACCTTCTCGCCGCCGATGACGTGGGGGATCCGTGCCATGCTTCGCCTGCTTTCTCGTGAGTGCGCGTGCCTGCGCGTACGCGTTCGTGACGGGGATCGCCGCTCTTCGGGCAATCTGTTCGGAATCGTCGATTCCGCCACGACCCAGTGTGACAGGCGAGTGTCGGCTGATCGACCGCATTCCATCCACGATTGGCCCCGCTCCCGTACACTCTGTTCGATATGACTGACATGCATGCCGACGCACCGCCCGTGACCGTCGCCGACGCCCTCGCCCTCCCCGAGCTGCGCGCGGGGTCGCCCGAGCTCGTCGCCGGCCGCGCCGGGCTCGACCGCGCCGTGCGATGGGCGCACGTCGTCGCGGGGGCCGGCGCCCTCCCGCTGCTCGAGGGCGGCGAGCTGATCCTCACGACGGGGGCCGGCTGGCCGACGGACGCGCCCGCCCTCTCGGCCCTCGCCGCCTCCGTGGTCGCCGCCGGCCCCGCCGCGGCCGTGCTCGAGCTCGGGCCGCACTTCGACGCCGCTCCGGCCGAGCTCGCCGACGCGTGCGAGCGGCACGGCATTCCGCTCATCGTGCTGCATCGCGAGGTGCGGTTCGTGCAGATCACCCAGCGGGTGCACCAGCGCGTGCTCGCGGCGCAGACGGAGGCGCTCGCGGCGCGGGCCGAGGTGCACACGATGCTCACGGAGCTGGGCCTCAACCGCAGCCCCGTCGATTACGTCGTCGAACGCCTCGCCGAGACCCTCGACGCCCCGGTGGTGCTCGAGGACTCCGCCGGCCGGGTCGTCGCCTGGACCGGCGCGGAGCTCCTCCCGCAGACGGCGCTCGCCCCGTGGTCGGCGCCGCAGCCCGGTGCGCTGCCCCACGGATCGGATTCGGTCGCCGTCGAAGCGCAGGGCAGGCGCTGGGGGCGGCTCTCCGCGCTCCCCGGGCCGCCGCACCCGGCCGGCCGGTGCACTGTGCTCGAGCTCGGAGCATTCGCGCTCGCGCTCGGCAAGCTGGCCGACCCCGACGGCGAGCAGTGGCTGCGGCTGAGCGCGAAGCGCCTCTTCGACGCCCTCCTCAACGGGCGGTACCGCAGCGACGGCGAGCTCGCCACACAGCTCGCCGCCGCCGGCCTGACGATCGAGGGGCGCACGCTGCTCGGCGCGACGCTGCGCGGCACCGACGGCTTCGGCGCGCACACGTCGCTCGAGCGGGCGGTGCTCGAGACGGCGCTGCGTCGGGCGGTCGCGCCCGAGGGCCGCGTGATCATCGCCCCCGAGCCGGCCGACGACGGCGTCGCCCATCACGATCGCCCTCTGCTGCTCGCGCTGCTCTCATTCCCCGCCGACGACCCGCGCGTAGCGGCCGCGGCGGATTCCGGATCGCCGCCGCCGCTCGCGGTGCGCCTGGCGCGCGAGCTCGACATGCTCATCCCCTCGACGACTCCTCCGGCATGGCGGGCCCACCTCGGTCTCGGCGCCCCGGGCCGCGGCGTGCGCTCGCTCATCACCTCGCTGGAGCGGGTGCGCGCCGCCGGGCGCCTGCGTCCGACGGCGTCGACCGGCCGGGTGACGGTGCAGCAGGCGGAGCGGCAGGCGCTCGCGTATCTGGTGCGCGGCCTGGCGGCGACCCCCGAGGTGCAGGAGTTCGCATCGGATGCGCTGGGCCCCCTCATCGCGCACGACGCCGAGTCGGGGCCCGGGCACAGCGGAGACCTGCTGCTCGTGCTGCGGGCGTACCTCGAGCACCCCGCGAACCGATCGCTGGCGGCGCAGCGGGCGCGGCTCTCGCGATCCGTCTTCTACCAGCGCCTCGCGCTCATCGAGGAGCTGCTCGACGTCGATCTCTCTGCGGGAACGACGATCGCGGCGCTCACCGTCGCTCTGCTCGCGCGCACCGACTGAGGCGCGTCGGCTCAATCGCTCCAGAGATCGGGGTAGTGGTGACCGAGTGCGATCACGAGTCGTCGCAGAGCCGGCAGCGAGAGCCCGATCACGCAGCTCGGCGCTCCCTCGATGCGTTCGATGAACGCCCCGGCGAGGCCGTCGATGGCGAAGCCGCCCGCGAGTTCGAGCGGCTCGCCCGTGGCGACGTAGGCTTCGAGCTCGGCGTCCGCGAGGTCGCTCGCG
It encodes the following:
- a CDS encoding PucR family transcriptional regulator, whose translation is MTDMHADAPPVTVADALALPELRAGSPELVAGRAGLDRAVRWAHVVAGAGALPLLEGGELILTTGAGWPTDAPALSALAASVVAAGPAAAVLELGPHFDAAPAELADACERHGIPLIVLHREVRFVQITQRVHQRVLAAQTEALAARAEVHTMLTELGLNRSPVDYVVERLAETLDAPVVLEDSAGRVVAWTGAELLPQTALAPWSAPQPGALPHGSDSVAVEAQGRRWGRLSALPGPPHPAGRCTVLELGAFALALGKLADPDGEQWLRLSAKRLFDALLNGRYRSDGELATQLAAAGLTIEGRTLLGATLRGTDGFGAHTSLERAVLETALRRAVAPEGRVIIAPEPADDGVAHHDRPLLLALLSFPADDPRVAAAADSGSPPPLAVRLARELDMLIPSTTPPAWRAHLGLGAPGRGVRSLITSLERVRAAGRLRPTASTGRVTVQQAERQALAYLVRGLAATPEVQEFASDALGPLIAHDAESGPGHSGDLLLVLRAYLEHPANRSLAAQRARLSRSVFYQRLALIEELLDVDLSAGTTIAALTVALLARTD
- a CDS encoding aspartate aminotransferase family protein, encoding MSDYIDLTGAEQSFGDTDAQREVRENDRQYVFHSWSAQGAINPLPIAKGEGVRFWDYDGTEYLDFSSQLVNLNLGHQHPGLVKAIQDQAGRLATIQPAMANDVRGELAKRIVEHSFEGARSVFFTNGGADAVEYAVRMARHHTGRQKVLARYRSYHGSTSTAITLTGEPRRWANGTLDAGVVHFHGPYPYRSAFYAETPEQETERALAHLRATIELEGPATIAAVILESVTGTNGILIPTPGYLAGVRELCDEFGILLIADEVMAGFGRTGHWFAYQAFDVKPDLVTFAKGVNSGYVPLGGVVISEAVHQTFDQKPFPGGLTYSGHPLGAAAGVATFDIFAEEGILERVRDLGERVVGPRLREIAERHPSVGEVRGTGLFWAIELVKNPETREPLIPFNASREAAAPFNAVVAACKQAGLWPFAAGNRLQVAPPLIISEEDLVRGLDIIDEALNVADGYVGA
- a CDS encoding IclR family transcriptional regulator, whose product is MTEATPGPRSGEPQRGRGARRATGTPVLQTGIKMLTVIDALARAEAGLSVSALAERLDWARAAAHQYLQTAVAAGWAFQDENAVYRVSLRVADLASRVNPAKELRPILLPVMQEAVAELGAPVSFAVMEQSTPVIVERVEPARAKFIRRGYEARVSPRSSASGQVLLAFSDEAHRAAARDSGVLDDAVYARIRLQGYALVHSEWLGDRITAVAVPIAHEGAGIGALSVITEQGALPDDRLIDAMLRAAGRLHDAFASRQP
- a CDS encoding CoA-acylating methylmalonate-semialdehyde dehydrogenase; the protein is MARIPHVIGGEKVDTAERTQPVYNPATGEAQHELSIASVETVEQAIAAAQEALPKWRRTSLTKRADVFFNLRQLLKQRTPELSAIVTSEHGKVLSDAAGEIARGLENVEFASGLLHLLKGERDEQVSTGVDVHSIKQPVGVVAAITPFNFPVMVPLWMIASAIACGNTVVLKPSERDPSASVFIADLFREAGLPDGVLNVVHGDKVAVDTLLDSPDVKAVSFVGSTPIAKYIYERAAANGKRVQALGGAKNHMLVMPDADINVTADAAISAAYGSAGERCMAVSVVVAVGDVADRLIPELTSRIANLKIGDGTDPASEMGPLITREAKERVEGYVAGAEAEGATVVVDGREAQFEGDGFFTGVSLIDHVQTDSKVYREEIFGPVLAIVRVDSYEEGLELINSHQFGNGTAIFTRDGGAARQFEFEVEAGMVGINVPIPVPVGAFSFGGWKDSLFGDSHIYGPESINFYTRSKVVTTRWPNPDQSKIDLGFPSNH